A genomic segment from Leopardus geoffroyi isolate Oge1 chromosome A2, O.geoffroyi_Oge1_pat1.0, whole genome shotgun sequence encodes:
- the LOC123605430 gene encoding olfactory receptor-like protein OLF4: MEPGNITRISKFLLLGFSERPELQPLMFGLFLSMYLITVFGNLLILLAVSSDSHLHTPMYFFLANLSFVDICFTSTTAPKMLWNYQTQTKVITYEDCITQMNFFITFAGMDDFLLSVMAYDRFVAICHPLHYMVIMNPRLCGLLVLVSWITSVLYSLVHTLMALRLSFCTEVVIPHFFCELNQMIQLACSDTFLNNVVMYLAAMLLAGGPLAGILYSYSKIVSSIRGISSAQGKYKAFSTCASHLSVVSLFYCTGLGVYLSSAATQSSLSSATASVMYTVVTPMLNPFIYSLRNRDIKRALKRILGIQ; the protein is encoded by the coding sequence ATGGAGCCAGGAAATATTACACGGATATCAAAATTTCTTCTCCTGGGATTTTCAGAGAGACCAGAACTGCAGCCCCTCATGTTTGGGCTTTTCCTCTCCATGTACCTGATCACTGTGTTTGGCAACCTGCTCATCCTCCTGGCCGTCAGCTCTgactcccacctccacacccccatgtacttcttcctggccaACCTGTCCTTTGTAGACATCTGCTTCACCTCCACCACCGCCCCGAAGATGCTCTGGAACTACCAGACCCAGACCAAAGTCATAACCTATGAGGACTGTATCACACAAATGAACTTTTTCATAACCTTTGCAGGGATGGACGACTTTCTCCTGAGTGTGATGGCCTATGACAGGTTTGTGGCCATCTGTCACCCCCTGCACTACATGGTCATCATGAACCCCCGGCTCTGTGGGCTGCTGGTTCTGGTGTCCTGGATCACGAGTGTCCTGTATTCCTTGGTACACACCTTAATGGCATTGAGGCTGTCCTTCTGTACAGAAGTAGTGATCCCCCACTTTTTCTGTGAACTCAATCAGATGATCCAACTTGCCTGTTCTGACACCTTTCTTAATAACGTGGTGATGTACCTTGCAGCTATGCTGCTGGCTGGAGGTCCCCTTGCTGGGATCCTTTACTCTTATTCTAAGATAGTTTCTTCCATACGTGGGATCTCATCAGCTCAGGGCAAGTATAAAGCATTTTCCACCTGTGCGTCTCACCTATCGGTTGTCTCCTTATTTTATTGTACGGGCCTAGGAGTGTACCTCAGCTCTGCTGCTACCCAGAGCTCACTCTCAAGTGCCACAGCCTCGGTGATGTACACGGTGGTCACgcccatgctgaaccccttcatctacagcctgaggaacagAGACATAAAGAGGGCTCTGAAAAGAATCCTTGGGATCCAGTGA
- the LOC123604917 gene encoding olfactory receptor 7A17-like yields the protein MYLITVFGNLLIILAISTDPNLHTPMYFFLANLSFVDICFTSTTVLKMLVNIRTQSKVITYAGCITQIYFLILFAVLDIFLLSVMAYDRFVAICHPLHYKIIMNPRLCGLLVLVSWVTVVSLFYCTMLGVYLSSAATHSSRSSATASVMYTVVTPMLNPFIYSLRNKDMKRALKAFFGKETLAWPIVIRLKKGP from the exons ATGTACCTGATCACTGTGTTTGGGAACCTGCTCATCATCttggccatcagcacagaccccaacctccacacgcccatgtacttcttcctggccaACCTGTCCTTTGTAGACATCTGCTTCACGTCCACCACCGTCCTGAAGATGCTGGTGAACATCCGGACTCAGAGCAAAGTCATAACCTATGCAGGCTGTATcacacagatttattttctcatactCTTTGCTGTACTGGACATCTTCCTCCTGAgtgtgatggcctatgaccggtTTGTGGCCATCTGTCACCCCCTGCACTACAAGATCATCATGAACCCCCGGCTCTGTGGGCTGCTGGTTCTCGTGTCCTGGGTCA CGGTTGTCTCCTTATTTTATTGTACGATGCTCGGCGTGTACCTGAGCTCTGCTGCTACCCACAGCTCACGGTCAAGTGCCACAGCCTCGGTGATGTACACGGTGGTCACgcccatgctgaaccccttcatcTACAGCTTGAGgaacaaagacatgaaaaggGCTCTGAAAGCATTCTTTGGGAAGGAGACCCTTGCATGGCCAATCGTCATAAGATTGAAGAAAGGCCCATGA
- the LOC123604918 gene encoding olfactory receptor 7A17-like, whose translation MEPGNDTRTSEFLLLGFSEGPELQPLVFGLFLSMYLITVFGNLLILLAVSSDSHLHTPMYFFLANLSFVDICITSTTVPKMLWNIQTQSKVITYEDCITQVNFFIIFSGLDICLLAIMAYDRFVAICHPLQYTVIMSPRLCALLVLVSWITSVLHSLLQTSMVLWLSFCTGLEIPHFSCELNQMIQLASSDTFLNNLVMYFAAILVGGGPFIGILYSYSKILSSIRGISSAQGKYKAFSTCASHLSVVSLFYCTGLGVYLSSAATQSSPSSVTASVMYTVVTPMLNPFIYSLRNKDIKGALKRFSAMAVRKSPIVLQLKNFPGLQASKS comes from the coding sequence ATGGAACCAGGAAATGATACACGGACATCAGAATTTCTGCTTCTGGGATTTTCAGAGGGTCCAGAACTGCAGCCCCTCGTATTTGGGCTTTTCCTCTCCATGTACCTGATCACTGTGTTTGGCAACCTGCTCATCCTCCTGGCCGTCAGCTCTgactcccacctccacacccccatgtacttcttcctggccaACCTGTCCTTTGTAGACATCTGCATCACCTCCACCACCGTCCCGAAGATGCTCTGGAACATCCAGACCCAGAGCAAAGTCATAACCTATGAGGACTGCATCACACAGGtgaactttttcatcatcttttcaGGATTGGACATCTGCCTCCTGGCCATTATGGCCTATGACAGGTTTGTGGCCATCTGTCACCCCCTGCAATACACGGTCATCATGAGCCCCCGGCTCTGTGCACTGCTGGTCCTGGTGTCCTGGATCACGAGTGTCCTGCATTCCTTGTTGCAAACTTCAATGGTGTTGTGGCTGTCCTTCTGTACAGGCTTGGAAATCCCCCATTTTTCCTGTGAACTCAATCAGATGATCCAACTTGCCAGTTCTGACACCTTTCTTAACAACTTGGTGATGTATTTTGCAGCTATCCTAGTGGGTGGTGGTCCTTTCATTGGGATCCTTTACTCTTACTCCAAGATACTTTCCTCCATACGTGGGATCTCATCAGCTCAGGGCAAGTATAAGGCATTTTCCACCTGTGCATCTCACCTCTCGGTTGTCTCCTTATTTTATTGTACGGGCCTCGGAGTGTACCTTAGCTCTGCTGCTACCCAGAGCTCCCCCTCAAGTGTCACAGCCTCGGTGATGTACACGGTGGTCACgcccatgctgaaccccttcatctacagcctgaggaacaaAGATATAAAGGGGGCTCTGAAGAGATTCTCTGCGATGGCAGTTAGAAAAAGTCCAATTGTCCTGCAGTTGAAGAATTTCCCAGGATTGCAAGCCTCAAAGTCTTAG